One genomic segment of Stenotrophomonas sp. 704A1 includes these proteins:
- a CDS encoding thioredoxin family protein — MPFMRDHVAAEPARADVDAQAGWLLLEFGAPWCGHCQAAQPALQAFVDAHDLPHWKIEDGKGKPLGRSFQVKLWPTVILLRDGQEVARVVRPVERADLATLQSALPD; from the coding sequence ATGCCGTTCATGCGTGACCATGTCGCCGCCGAACCGGCCCGCGCCGATGTCGATGCGCAGGCCGGTTGGCTGCTGCTGGAATTCGGCGCGCCGTGGTGTGGCCACTGCCAGGCTGCGCAACCGGCGCTGCAGGCATTCGTGGATGCGCACGACCTGCCGCACTGGAAGATCGAGGATGGCAAGGGCAAGCCGCTGGGCCGCTCCTTCCAGGTAAAGCTGTGGCCTACGGTGATCCTGCTGCGTGATGGCCAGGAAGTGGCACGGGTAGTGCGGCCGGTGGAACGCGCAGATCTGGCAACGCTGCAGAGCGCGCTACCCGATTGA
- a CDS encoding host attachment family protein — protein sequence MTRRIPEGTLVVVADGGSARVFTNVGSEQKLSLKQEGELRLQDISEQGVSGQGPAGAVPKDMSISQLNEATFAKQVAEQLNEDALKNRYTHLVLIADPTTLGRIRPLLHKETQSRLLADIAKDLTNAPLEDIQRALAA from the coding sequence ATGACCCGTCGCATTCCCGAAGGCACCCTCGTTGTTGTCGCCGATGGTGGCTCAGCCCGCGTGTTCACCAACGTTGGCAGCGAGCAGAAGCTGAGCTTGAAACAGGAGGGCGAGCTGCGCCTGCAGGACATCAGCGAGCAGGGCGTTTCCGGGCAGGGGCCGGCCGGTGCGGTGCCCAAGGACATGTCCATCTCCCAGCTCAACGAGGCGACCTTCGCCAAGCAGGTGGCAGAGCAGCTCAATGAAGACGCGCTCAAGAACCGCTACACGCACCTGGTGCTGATTGCCGACCCGACCACACTGGGCCGCATCCGTCCGCTGCTGCACAAGGAAACCCAGTCGCGGCTGCTGGCCGATATCGCCAAGGACCTGACCAACGCGCCGCTGGAAGATATCCAGCGTGCGCTGGCGGCGTAG
- the proP gene encoding glycine betaine/L-proline transporter ProP codes for MQDNSNAHAHFGWFKRRRHLKVDEITVVDKPMLKRAVGAAALGNAMEWFDFGVYGYLAVTIGQVFFPSSNPTAQVIAAFATFTVAFLVRPLGGMVFGPLGDRYGRQKVLAFTMILMALGTFAIGLIPSYERIGIWAPVLLLLARVVQGFSTGGEYGGAATFIAEYSTDRNRGLMGSWLEFGTLGGYIAGAGTVTALHMLLSSAQMLDWGWRVPFLVAGPLGLLGLYMRMKLEETPAFRAYAEEAEKRDHERPGLGELLRVHGRQLLVCMGLVLVFNVTDYMLLTYMPSYLSVTMGYAESKGLLLIIIVMLVMMPLNIVGGLFSDRLGRRPMIIGACIALLVLAIPCLLLVGSGNDALIFLGLMLLGLALVCFTSSMPSTLPALFYTPVRYSALSIAFNVSVSLFGGTTPLVTAWLVERTGDPLVPAYYLMGAAVIGLITMMFVKETAGLPLRGSPPAVGCDQEAVALLKSDAPLTVDPTLPTLPEAGKPEPATPA; via the coding sequence ATGCAGGACAACTCCAACGCACACGCCCATTTCGGCTGGTTCAAACGCCGCCGCCACCTGAAGGTCGATGAGATCACCGTCGTCGACAAGCCCATGCTCAAGCGCGCCGTTGGCGCGGCGGCACTGGGCAATGCAATGGAATGGTTCGATTTTGGTGTCTACGGCTACCTGGCCGTGACCATCGGCCAGGTCTTCTTTCCCTCCAGCAACCCCACCGCGCAGGTGATCGCGGCCTTTGCCACCTTCACCGTGGCCTTCCTGGTGCGGCCGTTGGGTGGCATGGTGTTCGGACCGCTGGGCGACCGCTACGGACGGCAGAAGGTGCTGGCCTTCACCATGATCCTGATGGCGCTGGGCACCTTTGCGATCGGCCTGATTCCCTCCTACGAACGCATCGGCATCTGGGCGCCGGTGTTGCTGCTGCTTGCGCGCGTGGTGCAGGGCTTTTCCACCGGCGGTGAGTACGGCGGCGCAGCGACATTCATTGCCGAGTACTCGACCGACCGCAATCGTGGCCTGATGGGCAGCTGGCTGGAGTTCGGCACGCTGGGCGGCTACATCGCCGGTGCCGGTACGGTCACTGCGCTGCACATGCTGTTGAGCAGCGCGCAGATGCTGGACTGGGGCTGGCGCGTCCCGTTCCTGGTTGCCGGCCCGCTGGGCCTGCTGGGCCTGTACATGCGCATGAAACTGGAAGAAACACCGGCGTTCCGTGCCTATGCGGAAGAGGCCGAAAAGCGCGACCATGAGCGCCCCGGGCTGGGTGAACTGCTGCGTGTGCACGGCCGCCAGCTGCTGGTCTGCATGGGCCTGGTGCTGGTGTTCAACGTGACCGACTACATGCTGCTGACCTACATGCCCAGCTACCTGAGCGTGACCATGGGGTATGCCGAGAGCAAGGGCCTGCTGCTGATCATCATCGTGATGCTGGTGATGATGCCGCTGAACATCGTTGGCGGTCTCTTCAGCGACCGGCTGGGGCGCCGGCCGATGATCATCGGTGCCTGCATCGCGCTGCTGGTGCTGGCCATTCCGTGCCTGCTGCTGGTGGGCAGCGGCAACGATGCGCTGATCTTCCTCGGCTTGATGCTGCTGGGCCTGGCGCTGGTGTGCTTCACCAGTTCGATGCCCTCCACCCTCCCGGCGCTGTTCTACACGCCGGTGCGCTACAGCGCACTGTCGATCGCCTTCAATGTGTCGGTGTCGCTGTTTGGTGGCACCACGCCGCTGGTGACCGCCTGGCTGGTGGAGCGTACCGGTGACCCGCTGGTGCCGGCGTACTACCTGATGGGCGCAGCGGTGATCGGCCTGATCACCATGATGTTCGTGAAGGAGACCGCCGGCCTGCCGCTGCGCGGTTCGCCGCCGGCCGTGGGCTGCGACCAGGAAGCGGTGGCGTTGCTGAAGAGCGATGCGCCGCTGACGGTGGACCCGACCCTGCCGACGTTGCCGGAGGCCGGGAAGCCGGAACCGGCGACCCCGGCCTGA
- a CDS encoding surface lipoprotein assembly modifier — protein MRPPLILALLLLAWPAADACAQQEDLRRVLEQGSDLRHQQQDRQRLRQAEGARPTLTIDGQQYRVERTADDLGQALYLSLQHQQWQAVAAFLAEYIELPDHDPLLRHYAQGALARASGRHAAAAAEYQAVLAAQPQFLPARLELARVYAEDQRDADAIRLFTAIAAGIDADDPATAGVRARVQGYLQALRARQQWKGALALGPAWSDNVNRSSASRTCLFGDGATCFIERRLPEAQAASGADFDGSLERRWVLAGHHGLYVRGLAFGQAWRGHSGYNELNASVQAGYSWRTARHTLLLAPSYDYQALGNHALQGGSGVHGEWQFALDARSLLKLEADWKRQRYRQPGLAANYDGELSALYATWFRALNPRWTVFAGVDASDSRAADAANGYRQRGLRLGAARQWAGTSATVFVSLRRRDYHAWSPLLEARRQDDEQNVIAIVRSERLAVAGLVPSLSLRYARIDSSVGWLYSHDRSLLSLKWERAF, from the coding sequence ATGCGCCCCCCTCTCATTCTCGCCCTCCTGCTGCTGGCATGGCCGGCAGCGGACGCCTGCGCGCAGCAGGAGGATCTGCGCCGTGTGCTGGAGCAGGGCAGCGACCTGCGCCACCAGCAGCAGGACCGGCAGCGCCTGCGCCAGGCCGAAGGCGCGCGCCCCACGCTGACCATCGACGGCCAGCAGTACCGGGTTGAACGCACCGCCGACGACCTCGGGCAGGCGCTGTACCTGTCGCTGCAGCACCAGCAATGGCAGGCGGTGGCCGCCTTCCTTGCCGAGTACATCGAACTGCCCGACCATGATCCGTTGCTGCGCCACTACGCGCAGGGCGCGCTGGCACGGGCGTCGGGGCGGCATGCCGCGGCCGCGGCCGAGTACCAGGCAGTGCTGGCCGCACAGCCGCAGTTCCTGCCGGCGCGACTGGAGCTGGCCCGGGTGTACGCCGAAGACCAGCGCGATGCCGATGCGATCAGGCTGTTCACCGCCATCGCTGCGGGCATCGATGCCGACGATCCTGCCACCGCCGGCGTGCGGGCGCGGGTGCAGGGCTATCTGCAGGCGCTGCGCGCGCGGCAGCAGTGGAAGGGCGCGCTGGCGCTCGGGCCGGCCTGGAGCGACAACGTCAACCGCAGTTCCGCCAGCCGCACCTGCCTGTTCGGTGATGGCGCAACCTGCTTCATCGAACGCAGGTTGCCCGAGGCACAGGCGGCCAGCGGCGCCGACTTCGATGGCAGCCTCGAGCGCCGGTGGGTGCTGGCGGGCCATCATGGGCTGTATGTACGGGGCCTGGCGTTCGGCCAGGCCTGGCGCGGCCACAGCGGTTACAACGAACTCAATGCCAGCGTGCAGGCCGGCTACAGTTGGCGCACTGCGCGCCACACGCTGCTGCTGGCCCCCAGCTACGACTACCAGGCGCTGGGCAATCATGCCCTGCAGGGCGGCAGCGGCGTGCATGGCGAATGGCAGTTCGCGCTGGACGCGCGCAGCCTGCTCAAGCTGGAAGCGGACTGGAAGCGCCAGCGCTACCGGCAGCCGGGCCTGGCGGCCAACTACGATGGCGAGCTGAGCGCGCTGTACGCCACCTGGTTCCGGGCGCTCAACCCGCGCTGGACGGTGTTCGCCGGCGTCGACGCCAGCGACAGCCGTGCCGCCGACGCCGCCAACGGCTACCGCCAGCGTGGCCTGCGCCTGGGGGCGGCGCGGCAGTGGGCAGGAACCAGCGCCACCGTGTTCGTTTCGCTGCGCAGGCGTGACTACCACGCCTGGAGCCCGCTGCTGGAGGCACGACGACAGGACGACGAGCAGAACGTGATTGCGATCGTGCGCAGCGAGCGCTTGGCGGTGGCCGGCCTGGTGCCCAGCCTGAGCCTGCGCTACGCCCGCATCGACAGCAGCGTCGGTTGGCTGTACAGCCACGACCGCAGCCTGCTGAGCCTGAAGTGGGAACGCGCGTTCTGA
- a CDS encoding Slam-dependent surface lipoprotein: MKSISRSLLAVAASFALAGAAHAADIVGAASAVTDPQLNVNVGASQVNGGPHSAGKAGIGVGTVSGGMRVDFQGLSAYSAPTTINGTTVRTLAMPITGTPGNHAGMGHFNFVKVGSGDVWFGEWSKDGAAGGFNNRQVYFAGDRAGTTLPAGVATYSVAGLNRFNGSNLLSGTFRADFGTGSLRGQIAGGGLTVGVTAAINSADASFAGTAVANGSVSGSTQGQFFGANAATLAGIATFAGNSQYDTAFGGSKN; the protein is encoded by the coding sequence ATGAAATCGATCTCCCGTTCCCTGCTGGCCGTCGCCGCCTCGTTCGCGCTGGCCGGCGCCGCCCATGCGGCCGATATCGTCGGCGCCGCCAGCGCCGTCACCGATCCGCAGCTCAACGTCAACGTCGGCGCCTCGCAGGTCAATGGCGGCCCGCACTCGGCCGGCAAGGCCGGCATCGGCGTCGGCACCGTGTCCGGCGGCATGCGCGTGGACTTCCAGGGCCTGAGTGCCTACTCGGCGCCGACCACCATCAACGGCACCACCGTGCGTACGCTGGCCATGCCGATCACCGGCACCCCGGGCAACCACGCCGGCATGGGCCACTTCAACTTCGTCAAGGTGGGCAGTGGCGATGTCTGGTTCGGCGAATGGTCCAAGGATGGCGCCGCCGGTGGCTTCAACAACCGCCAGGTGTACTTCGCCGGTGACCGGGCCGGCACCACCCTGCCGGCCGGGGTGGCCACCTACAGCGTGGCAGGCCTGAACCGGTTCAACGGCAGCAACCTGCTCAGCGGTACGTTCCGCGCCGACTTCGGCACGGGTTCGTTGCGTGGCCAGATCGCCGGGGGCGGGTTGACCGTGGGCGTCACCGCCGCCATCAACAGCGCGGATGCCTCTTTCGCCGGTACCGCAGTGGCCAATGGCTCGGTGTCGGGCAGCACCCAGGGCCAGTTCTTCGGCGCCAACGCGGCCACCCTGGCCGGCATCGCCACCTTCGCCGGCAACAGCCAGTACGACACCGCCTTCGGCGGCAGCAAGAACTGA
- a CDS encoding TonB-dependent receptor, which produces MPSTASARHCRATLLALSIATVLLPLAAVPAANAQAAAAAPQAYAIPEQPLADAVRSFGRQAQVQVVFRSDLVEGRRSRAVNGHYSPAQALQQLLRDSGLRAQQEQDGAWSLQPASADADAVAASQDGVVHLDTLKVGGRLQANGGQTRDRWGYDDVYALDLSTGYSGRERVERYRGANPADVVKDLVGVFSGDARNSGALDLNIRGIQGPGRVPVSIDGGEQALTVWRGYNGVSNRNYIDPNLIGGIQVIKGPALVRDVHTGIGGAMVIKTLDVDDILDADERFGGELKIEGSSNAVSPRLPRLHTGQDYRSVDGFPQSSPASPYADRTLVVPVKSRSGDNPFEGDDQAWRLALGWRGERAELMAAYAWRKRGNYFSGDQGSAYYDQPPREQFEYQGVDYITTLARHFKPGDEVPNTSSEQESWLLKGTWQISDDQQLRATWRHTLSHYGEIMPSRILSAPDYGRIQWPLSRVDADAWNLEYRWQPAGSRWLDLRANLWRTQTTSDTYTAGGFPNFASGNPDWDPARSPILRNTALANARNDRTGLTLSNRFALHSTLDLTVGGNWQYERLRSDDPYFGVSDGWRMYPRAGRRQEGEGYLSLEWRPVEFLTLGAGLRYSRYWAFDDFLQDHPELLTTSVGSREARYRVNALPPRPASLQAEIDALEAEREFWESIGMGSLVDDLLRNLLVKYETPVPVEHRIAWQPDAQGNYTRAGNPCLNGEVAAIPGLLPMVLGSDQTCSIFSTVQGQPVQARNSRRRDHAWLPTFSATVHFSPDARLYLRYTEAKRFPSMFESTIAFSSSLNPLYPLKPEHAYNYEAGYVHSLSGLFAEGTDADVRLSYFVHKTRDVIERDAYFLFDNIDKQTIRGVELQARFDNRRFFSDLGVSRTLENEVCDESSAVLLDPNRGQVPNCVQDGFVGGYLLTQAIPRLSMNLSLGTRLFDERLELGSRIVHYQRHDNPDLQAYRDRLLAGGSSLLWQNVPFTWGNITTVDAYARWRFHANASIELVGSNLGNRYYVDPATRSTLPAPGRTLKLALSARF; this is translated from the coding sequence ATGCCGTCTACGGCATCTGCCCGCCATTGCCGCGCCACCCTGCTGGCCCTGTCCATCGCCACCGTACTGCTTCCGCTGGCAGCGGTGCCGGCCGCCAATGCCCAGGCGGCTGCCGCCGCCCCGCAGGCGTATGCCATTCCGGAACAGCCGCTGGCCGATGCCGTGCGCAGCTTCGGCCGCCAGGCGCAGGTGCAGGTGGTGTTCCGCAGCGATCTGGTGGAAGGGCGCCGCTCGCGTGCGGTGAACGGGCATTACAGCCCGGCACAGGCGCTGCAGCAGCTGCTGCGCGACAGCGGGCTGCGCGCACAGCAGGAGCAGGACGGCGCCTGGAGCCTGCAGCCGGCAAGCGCTGATGCCGATGCCGTGGCAGCGTCGCAGGATGGGGTGGTGCACCTGGACACGCTGAAGGTCGGGGGACGGCTGCAGGCCAACGGCGGCCAGACACGCGATCGTTGGGGGTACGACGACGTGTACGCGCTGGACCTGAGCACCGGTTATTCCGGGCGTGAGCGCGTGGAGCGCTACCGCGGCGCCAACCCGGCCGACGTGGTCAAGGATCTGGTCGGTGTGTTCAGCGGCGATGCGCGCAACAGCGGTGCACTGGACCTCAACATCCGCGGCATCCAGGGGCCGGGGCGGGTGCCGGTCAGCATCGATGGCGGCGAGCAGGCGCTGACCGTCTGGCGGGGCTACAACGGGGTCAGCAACCGCAACTACATCGATCCCAACCTGATCGGCGGCATCCAGGTCATCAAGGGGCCGGCGCTGGTGCGTGATGTGCATACCGGCATCGGTGGCGCCATGGTCATCAAGACCCTCGACGTCGATGACATCCTCGACGCCGATGAACGCTTCGGCGGGGAGCTGAAGATCGAGGGCAGCAGCAACGCGGTCTCGCCACGGCTGCCGCGCCTGCATACCGGGCAGGACTACCGCAGCGTGGACGGCTTCCCGCAGTCCTCGCCGGCCTCGCCCTATGCCGACCGCACCCTGGTGGTGCCGGTGAAGTCGCGCAGCGGCGACAACCCGTTCGAGGGGGACGACCAGGCCTGGCGCCTGGCGCTGGGCTGGCGCGGCGAGCGCGCCGAGCTGATGGCGGCCTATGCTTGGCGCAAGCGCGGCAACTACTTCTCCGGGGACCAGGGCAGCGCTTACTACGACCAGCCGCCGCGCGAGCAGTTCGAGTACCAGGGCGTCGATTACATCACCACGCTGGCCCGCCACTTCAAACCGGGCGACGAAGTGCCCAATACCTCCAGCGAGCAGGAATCGTGGCTGCTCAAGGGCACCTGGCAGATCAGCGATGACCAGCAGCTGCGTGCCACCTGGCGGCATACGCTGTCGCACTACGGCGAAATCATGCCGTCGCGGATCCTGTCCGCACCGGATTACGGGCGCATCCAGTGGCCGCTCAGCCGGGTCGATGCCGATGCCTGGAACCTGGAGTATCGGTGGCAGCCGGCCGGCAGCCGCTGGCTGGACCTGCGTGCCAACCTGTGGCGGACCCAGACCACCAGCGACACCTACACCGCCGGTGGATTTCCCAACTTCGCCTCCGGCAATCCGGACTGGGATCCGGCACGCAGCCCGATCCTGCGCAACACCGCGCTGGCCAATGCCCGCAACGACCGCACCGGGCTGACCCTGAGCAACCGCTTCGCCCTGCATTCCACCCTCGACCTGACCGTGGGCGGCAACTGGCAGTACGAGAGGCTGCGATCGGATGATCCGTACTTCGGGGTCAGCGACGGTTGGCGCATGTACCCGCGTGCCGGCCGCCGCCAGGAGGGCGAGGGCTACCTGAGCCTGGAGTGGCGCCCGGTGGAGTTCCTCACCCTCGGTGCGGGCCTGCGCTACAGCCGCTACTGGGCCTTCGACGATTTCCTGCAGGACCATCCCGAACTGCTCACCACCAGCGTCGGCAGCCGGGAAGCCCGCTACCGGGTCAATGCGTTGCCGCCGCGTCCGGCCAGCCTGCAGGCGGAGATCGATGCGCTGGAAGCCGAGCGCGAATTCTGGGAGAGCATCGGCATGGGCTCGCTGGTCGATGACCTGTTGAGGAACCTGCTGGTCAAGTACGAAACCCCGGTGCCGGTGGAGCACCGCATCGCCTGGCAGCCCGACGCGCAGGGCAACTACACGCGCGCCGGCAACCCCTGCCTCAACGGCGAGGTGGCCGCGATACCGGGCCTGCTGCCGATGGTGCTCGGCAGCGACCAGACCTGCAGCATCTTCAGCACGGTGCAGGGCCAGCCGGTGCAGGCGCGGAACAGCCGCCGCCGCGACCACGCGTGGCTGCCGACATTCTCGGCCACCGTGCATTTCTCGCCCGACGCGCGCCTGTACCTGCGCTACACCGAAGCCAAGCGCTTCCCCAGCATGTTCGAGAGCACCATCGCGTTCTCCAGCAGCCTCAACCCGCTGTATCCGCTCAAGCCCGAGCACGCCTACAACTACGAAGCCGGCTATGTGCACTCGCTGTCCGGGCTGTTTGCCGAAGGCACCGATGCCGACGTCAGGCTCAGCTACTTCGTGCACAAGACCCGTGATGTGATCGAGCGCGACGCCTACTTCCTGTTCGACAACATCGACAAGCAGACCATCCGGGGCGTCGAACTGCAGGCGCGCTTCGACAATCGGCGCTTCTTCTCCGACCTGGGGGTCAGCCGCACGCTGGAAAACGAAGTCTGCGACGAAAGCAGCGCCGTCCTGCTCGATCCCAACCGCGGGCAGGTACCCAACTGCGTGCAGGACGGCTTTGTCGGCGGTTACCTGCTGACCCAGGCGATCCCCAGGCTGTCGATGAACCTCTCGCTGGGCACGCGCCTGTTCGACGAACGGCTGGAACTGGGCAGCCGCATCGTGCATTACCAGCGGCATGACAACCCGGACCTGCAGGCGTACCGGGACCGGTTGCTGGCCGGCGGCAGCAGCCTGCTGTGGCAGAACGTGCCGTTCACCTGGGGAAACATCACCACCGTCGACGCCTATGCGCGCTGGCGCTTCCACGCCAACGCCAGCATCGAACTGGTCGGCAGCAACCTCGGCAACCGCTACTACGTCGACCCGGCCACGCGTTCCACCCTGCCGGCACCGGGCCGCACGCTCAAGCTCGCGCTCAGTGCGCGCTTCTGA
- a CDS encoding FecR family protein has translation MNPSSPSPRQARQALHWVLRCNAGPLPPRQQRRLQRWLQADPCHRLAWEQQNDFWQSLDAAGPEVLAALPGLTAEPALRPLRPQRRWPWLLGSAAAVLVAVAIAPHAWLLARSDVRSGSAPRTVQWEDGSSAVLDAGTALAVEFSADQRRIQLLRGQAWFQVAHEARPFRVEAGGGEIRDIGTAFSVTLQGATVVTGVSQGEVEVGPGQVPVQRLHAGQQRAFAGGRWQQPLRRIDADAVAPWRRGEVSIDQLPAAEAIAQLARYRAAPVWVLRGQGAQVAVSGLFHLQQPDPAIAAVAQQAGLRVRRLPGGALLVW, from the coding sequence ATGAACCCGTCCTCACCCTCGCCGCGACAGGCCAGGCAGGCCCTGCACTGGGTGCTGCGGTGCAATGCCGGTCCGCTGCCGCCGCGTCAGCAACGCCGCCTGCAGCGCTGGCTGCAGGCCGATCCCTGCCATCGGCTGGCATGGGAGCAGCAGAACGATTTCTGGCAGTCGCTCGATGCCGCGGGGCCGGAGGTGCTGGCCGCGCTTCCCGGGCTGACCGCCGAACCGGCGCTGCGCCCGCTGCGACCCCAGCGCCGATGGCCATGGCTGCTGGGCAGTGCCGCGGCGGTGCTGGTGGCGGTGGCCATCGCCCCGCATGCCTGGCTGCTGGCCCGCAGCGATGTGCGTAGCGGCAGCGCGCCGCGTACGGTGCAGTGGGAGGATGGCAGCAGCGCCGTGCTCGATGCCGGCACCGCGTTGGCGGTGGAGTTCAGCGCGGACCAGCGGCGCATACAGCTGCTGCGCGGGCAGGCCTGGTTCCAGGTAGCGCATGAGGCGCGGCCGTTCCGGGTCGAGGCCGGCGGTGGCGAGATCCGTGACATCGGCACCGCCTTCAGCGTGACGCTGCAGGGCGCGACCGTGGTCACCGGGGTCAGTCAGGGAGAGGTCGAGGTCGGGCCCGGGCAGGTCCCGGTGCAGCGCCTGCATGCGGGGCAGCAGCGCGCCTTTGCCGGCGGTCGCTGGCAACAGCCGCTGCGGCGCATCGATGCGGACGCGGTCGCTCCGTGGCGGCGGGGCGAGGTCAGCATCGACCAGCTGCCCGCCGCCGAGGCCATCGCACAGCTGGCACGCTATCGCGCAGCGCCGGTCTGGGTGCTGCGCGGGCAGGGCGCGCAGGTGGCGGTGAGTGGGCTGTTCCACCTGCAGCAACCCGACCCGGCCATCGCGGCGGTGGCCCAGCAGGCCGGCCTGCGCGTACGCCGTCTTCCGGGCGGTGCGCTGCTGGTGTGGTGA
- a CDS encoding RNA polymerase sigma factor, which yields MSPNALALIELLIRERRALFRFIGRYLDPASTEDTLQNLYLKASSVPGDPPILEPRGYLYRMAYHHALNRSQADARERRAMAEYAVDVAQDRHDGEAQALDQAQLREITQTILALPAQVRECFVLNRYLGLSEREIALRLGISKSLVGKHVLRAALLIQQHQRGSHR from the coding sequence ATGTCCCCCAATGCCCTGGCGCTGATCGAACTGCTGATCCGCGAACGCCGTGCGTTGTTCCGCTTCATCGGCCGCTACCTTGACCCGGCCAGCACCGAAGACACGCTGCAGAACCTGTACCTGAAGGCCAGCAGCGTGCCCGGCGATCCGCCCATCCTGGAGCCGCGCGGCTATCTGTACCGCATGGCCTACCACCATGCGCTCAACCGCAGCCAGGCCGACGCGCGCGAACGCCGCGCGATGGCCGAGTACGCGGTGGACGTGGCGCAGGACCGCCACGATGGCGAGGCGCAGGCGCTGGACCAGGCGCAGCTGCGCGAGATCACCCAGACCATCCTCGCGCTGCCGGCCCAGGTGCGCGAGTGCTTCGTGCTCAACCGCTATCTCGGCCTGAGCGAGCGCGAGATCGCCCTGCGCCTGGGCATTTCCAAGAGCCTGGTCGGCAAGCACGTGCTGCGTGCCGCGCTGTTGATCCAGCAGCACCAGCGGGGCAGCCACCGATGA